The stretch of DNA GACGACGCGGATCACGCCTCGGCTCGTACCCTGTATGCCGTTGTACTCGCCGTCCAACCGTCACCCTGGAGGCTCAGGGCTTCCCCCTAATCGTATTTCAACTGCGGACTTCAGGATAATATTCAGAACGTCCCTGTTTTCTATTCCATCGCCGAGGCTAACGTGCACTTCAGCCGCAGCGGCATGGATTGTCTGCGGGCGCCATCGTGTGTAAGTGCGCGTTATGTGGTCTATCACTTGTAAACACGCCTAATTCCCCCAGAGAGTGCACCTGGCAAGACTGAGATGTGACTCTCCTCAGGGTATGTCCGCGTGATCCAACGGAGGCCGTCGTAGCGGCGCGACTCTATGAGCCGGTTGAACTCCGCCCATGGTTCGAGGATCGTGGGGTCCTCCTGATTCCCCACCGCGGTGAATACGGTTGCAGTGAGTGCGCTGGACTTGGCACGATAGTCGGCCTCGTACTGCCAAATACGTCTGTTGTCCCAGACAAGAGGCGGCCCGATCAGGATGTACCGGTGGAACAAGGCTGGACGGGTAAAGAGGCTGACTGTACCGAAAAGCCCACCGAACGAGAGGCCAGCCACCGCGCGATCATCAGCCAAGGCCCGGTAGCGGCTCTCGATGAGCGGAAAGAGCTCTCTGTACAGGAACTCCTCGAATTTGACCGCTCCACCTGCCTGTGGCCATTCTCCCCAGAGCCTTGTCACGTCTTGCGTCGGCGTGAAGTCGCGGCTCCTCTTCTCCCACCAGTCGCGACCTGGGCCATACCCGATGCCGACGACGATGAGATCGGGAGCCTCCTTCGCCCAAGCAAGCCATTCCGCCGTATCTGCCGCCAGGCCGAAGCACTTGTCGCCATCGAGCACGTACAGCACTTGGTACTTTTTCTCGGTGGTGGCATACGATATCGGCAGTCGAACCTGGATGACGAAGGTGTCGTCAACGTACGCCGACTCAATCGTGTGTTGCACCGAGCGCTCAACGGTGACCGGCACAACGCTCTGCCCCAGCGCGTCAGTGCACGCACCCCCCGCGATTCCAACCGAGAAGAGCAGGACAGCTAGAAGTCCAATCCGCATCGTGCACCTCACAATAACGATCTGTTGCTCCGTATAACTAGGGAAGGTCTGATTTGTTCAAGGTTCCAACAAATAATTAACTCAATTCCCCGTGTTTTGAGTACCAACTGATTACAATCAGGAATTAATCAGACCTTCCCTAGGTTTAGGCCGTTCCGCACAACACTTCTCCCGTGAATCGGTCCACATGCTGTTCAACGGACTGCGAGCACCTACTGCTCCATGATAAAGAACAATGACACACCACAAATTTAGGGTCTGGTCTTGCCATTTGCATTCCCCATCTAGCCTCTCACTGTCCAACTCGAGCCGCCATGGCGAAGTGAAAGAAATAACGGTCGAGAGCAGCTGAATCGCTGCCGTCGGCGTTCCCTCCGAACATCGCATCGCAGAGCAGCTCTCGTGCGCGTGTCAGTTCTTTCCGCTGGCCTTTCCACCGCTCACCCGCGATCGTCAAATCCAATAATTCTAGAGTACGATCGAAGGCCTTCTCGCAGCGTTGCTGGTCCTTTCCCCACCAATGGGCGGCGCGTGTAACATCGCTGCCGACATTGGCCAGTTGCTCGACGAGCGAGAGAGTGTGCCATCGTCCTGCGGTTAATTGCTCGTGAATGAGTGCCATGCTAGCCTCCTGCACCAATCGATTGACGATCGCTATGACGGCGTCGCGTAACTCCTCGCGTCCGACGTATCGAGAACGGTTCTCCTCGGAGTTAGACCGATACCATGCATCTTTGCCCGTTACATTGCCCAAAGCGGAGGTATTGTAGGCTGTTCTCATTTTTAGGTCCACATCCCATTCATGATCACCTTCTCCGCTTTTCAGGTATTTAGAACCTGGCTATAATACTCACCATGGAATAGACCAAATATATCTTTTTGGTAAGATGAGGGGAAGTGGCTCGGCTATCTGCAAGAGTACCCTGATTACTGGACGCAAGGAGAGTCTTTAGAAGATCTGCAAGCCCACCTTCGCGATCTGTATCACGATCTTACCAGTGGTGAAATCCCCGGAGTGCCCAAGCTGGCAGAACTAACACTTCAGGAAGGTCTGATTTATTCTTCTCCCTGAATGTGCTACGGGTAGCACAGCACTGAACGGGCGGCGCACCCATGCACCAACAGACCTTTGCGGAAGTCACCTTCGAGCAGTATCGCAAATCCACCCGCCGCGAGCGGTTCCTCGACGAAATGAACCGCGTGGTGCCGTGGGGGGAACTGATGGCTGTGATCGAGCCGGTCTACCCCAAGGCCGAAGGCCCCGGACGTCCGCCGGTCGGGATCGAACGCATGCTGCGTCCCCATTGTTTGCAACAGTGGTTCAACCTGTCGGATCCGGCCGTGGAAGAGGCGCTGTACGACTCGCGCGCCATGCGGCAGTTTGTGGGGATTGATCTCGGCCGCGAACCCGTGCCCGATGAGACGACGATTTGCAAGTTTCGGCATCTCTTGGAAACCCACCAGTTGGGCCAGCAGCTCTTTGCACGGATCGGGGAGTATCTGACGAAGCAGGGGCTGCAGGTGAGCCGAGGAACCATCGTGGATGCGACCATCATTAGTGTGCCCAGTTCGACGAAGAATCGGACCAAGGCGCGGGATCCCGAGATGCATCAGACCAAGAAGGGCAATCAGTGGTCTGTCGGCATGAAGGCCCATATCGGTGTGGACAGCCAGACGAAACTGATTCATTCGGTCGCGGCGACCGCCGCCAATGTGCCTGACAGCCAGGTGTTCCCGGAGTGGCTGCATGGCCAGGAGACCCGGGTGTGGAGCGATGCCGCCTATAGCGGGCAACGCGACGTGATCCGGCAGCATGCGCCCAAGGCCAAGAGTTTCCTGCAGGCGAAAGCGCCTCGCCATCGGCCGCTGAGTGAGGAGGAGCGGGCTCGCAACCGCACAAAGTCGAAAGTGCGGGCGAAAGTCGAACATGCGTGCTTGGTGATCAAGCGGATCGTTGGGTGGGCCAAAGTCCGGTACCGGGGGCTAGCGAAGAACACCCACTGGCTCCAGATCAGCTGCGGCTTGGCGAATCTGTATGTGGTGCGGCGGCGCCTCCTGGCGAGAGCCTAGCGAGGGGGGCGAACGGGGTTACGAGCGGC from Nitrospira sp. encodes:
- a CDS encoding alpha/beta hydrolase-fold protein translates to MRIGLLAVLLFSVGIAGGACTDALGQSVVPVTVERSVQHTIESAYVDDTFVIQVRLPISYATTEKKYQVLYVLDGDKCFGLAADTAEWLAWAKEAPDLIVVGIGYGPGRDWWEKRSRDFTPTQDVTRLWGEWPQAGGAVKFEEFLYRELFPLIESRYRALADDRAVAGLSFGGLFGTVSLFTRPALFHRYILIGPPLVWDNRRIWQYEADYRAKSSALTATVFTAVGNQEDPTILEPWAEFNRLIESRRYDGLRWITRTYPEESHISVLPGALSGGIRRVYK
- a CDS encoding IS5 family transposase; this encodes MHQQTFAEVTFEQYRKSTRRERFLDEMNRVVPWGELMAVIEPVYPKAEGPGRPPVGIERMLRPHCLQQWFNLSDPAVEEALYDSRAMRQFVGIDLGREPVPDETTICKFRHLLETHQLGQQLFARIGEYLTKQGLQVSRGTIVDATIISVPSSTKNRTKARDPEMHQTKKGNQWSVGMKAHIGVDSQTKLIHSVAATAANVPDSQVFPEWLHGQETRVWSDAAYSGQRDVIRQHAPKAKSFLQAKAPRHRPLSEEERARNRTKSKVRAKVEHACLVIKRIVGWAKVRYRGLAKNTHWLQISCGLANLYVVRRRLLARA